Proteins encoded in a region of the Paenibacillus pedocola genome:
- a CDS encoding rhodanese-like domain-containing protein, which yields MAFKISKEITPQKVAAQLKKGESLIMLDVREMGEWAEGHIADAKHIPLRQLLERQHELDPAQETIVICRSGSRSGLACELLTEKGYNVVNMTGGLNAWTDVLVRD from the coding sequence ATGGCATTCAAAATTTCAAAAGAAATCACACCCCAGAAGGTAGCAGCACAGCTCAAGAAAGGGGAGTCCCTTATTATGCTGGATGTTCGCGAAATGGGAGAATGGGCAGAGGGGCACATCGCCGATGCCAAGCATATTCCTCTTAGACAGCTTTTGGAACGGCAACATGAGCTGGATCCTGCACAAGAAACGATTGTCATCTGTCGAAGTGGGAGCCGGAGCGGTCTGGCTTGCGAACTGCTAACTGAAAAAGGATATAATGTCGTGAATATGACCGGTGGGCTTAATGCCTGGACGGATGTATTAGTTCGTGATTAA